The Panulirus ornatus isolate Po-2019 chromosome 5, ASM3632096v1, whole genome shotgun sequence genome includes a window with the following:
- the LOC139748100 gene encoding compound eye opsin BCRH1-like yields the protein MANLTGPQVAFYGQAPSFGYPEGVTIADFVPDTIKDMVHQHWYKFPPVNPMWHYLLGVIYIFLGFFSIVGNGLVIYLFIRSAPLRSPANLLVVNLALSDLIMLTTNFPPFAYNCFSGGQWMFSAFFCELYAALGAVTGVCSIWTLGMISWDRYNIICNGFNGPKLTMGKAALMCLFCWAMAVGWALPPFFGWGRYIPEGILDSCSYDYLTQDWNTKSYNISIFVFDFFLPASIITCSYIFIVKAIFAHEAAMRAQAKKMNVSNLRSNEAETQRAEIRIAKTAIANVSLWLICWTPYAAITIQGVLGQHENITPLVTMLPALLAKSASCYNPFVYAISHPKFRQAITVYMPWFCVHEVEHKHEDSKSTASNTTTQDDKA from the exons ATGGCCAACCTCACCGGCCCACAGGTTGCCTTCTACGG GCAAGCACCATCCTTCGGCTACCCTGAGGGCGTGACCATCGCGGACTTTGTGCCAGACACCATCAAGGACATGGTCCACCAGCACTGGTACAAGTTCCCTCCAGTCAACCCCATGTGGCACTACCTCCTGGGCGTCATCTACATCTTCCTCGGGTTCTTCTCCATCGTCGGTAACGGCCTCGTCATCTACCTGTTCATAAGATCTGCT CCCCTCAGGTCCCCAGCCAACCTCCTGGTGGTGAACTTGGCGCTCTCCGACCTCATCATGTTGACTACCAACTTCCCTCCCTTCGCTTACAACTGCTTCAGCGGAGGACAGTGGATGTTTAGCGCCTTCTTCTGCGAGCTGTACGCTGCCTTAG GTGCCGTGACCGGCGTGTGCAGTATCTGGACACTTGGCATGATCTCCTGGGATAGGTACAACATCATCTGCAATGGTTTCAACGGCCCCAAGCTGACCATGGGGAAAGCCGCCCTCATGTGTCTATTCTGCTGGGCCATGGCTGTCGGCTGGGCTCTTCCACCCTTCTTCGGCTGGGGCAGGTACATCCCCGAGGGCATCCTCGACTCCTGTAGCTACGACTACCTCACACAGGACTGGAAC accAAGAGTTACAACATCAGTATCTTTGTATTCGACTTCTTTCTGCCAGCATCTATCATCACCTGCTCGTACATCTTCATCGTGAAGGCCATCTTCGCCCACGAAGCCGCCATGCGCGCACAGGCCAAGAAAATGAACGTCTCCAACCTACGTTCCAAC GAGGCTGAAACTCAGCGCGCTGAGATACGAATCGCCAAGACAGCCATCGCCAACGTGTCTTTGTGGCTGATATGCTGGACGCCTTATGCCGCCATCACAATCCag GGTGTGCTGGGCCAGCACGAGAACATCACCCCGCTGGTGACCATGTTGCCCGCTCTGTTGGCCAAGTCCGCCTCCTGCTACAACCCCTTCGTCTACGCCATCAGTCACCCCAAGTTCCGACAG GCCATCACGGTGTACATGCCATGGTTCTGTGTACACGAGGTCGAGCACAAGCACGAGGACTCCAAGTCCAccgccagcaacaccaccacgcaAGACGACAAGGCTTAG
- the LOC139748111 gene encoding compound eye opsin BCRH1-like, whose product MANVTGPQVAFYSQNEPSFGYPDGVSIVDFVPDTIKSMVHQHWYSFPPVNPMWHYLLGVIYIFLGFFSIVGNGLVIYLYTKSKALRTPANLLVVNLALSDLIMLTTNFPPFAYNCFSGGRWMFSAFYCELYAALGAVTGVCSIWTLGMISWDRYNIICNGFNGPKLTMGKAQIMCLFCWCMAIGWALPPFFGWGKYIPEGILDSCSYDYLTQDFNTKSYNMCIIFFDFCLPCALIVCSYVFIVKAIFAHEAAMRAQAKKMNVANLRSNEAESQRAEIRIAKTAIANVSLWLVCWTPYAVITIQGVSGNYENITPLVTMLPALLAKSASCYNPFVYAISHPKFRLAITQYMPWFCVHETQMKSEDNASGTTVTNEKA is encoded by the exons atGGCCAACGTTACTGGACCTCAGGTGGCTTTCTACAG CCAAAACGAACCATCCTTCGGCTACCCCGATGGCGTCAGCATCGTGGACTTCGTACCAGACACCATCAAAAGCATGGTCCACCAGCACTGGTACAGCTTCCCCCCTGTCAACCCCATGTGGCACTACCTCCTGGGTGTCATCTACATCTTCCTTGGGTTCTTCTCCATCGTTGGTAATGGCCTCGTCATCTACCTGTACACGAAGAGCAAG GCTCTGAGGACCCCAGCCAACCTCCTGGTGGTGAACTTGGCGCTCTCCGACCTCATCATGTTGACCACCAACTTCCCTCCTTTCGCTTACAACTGCTTCAGCGGAGGACGATGGATGTTCAGCGCCTTCTACTGCGAGCTGTACGCTGCCCTTG GCGCCGTGACCGGTGTGTGCAGCATCTGGACACTTGGCATGATCTCCTGGGACAGGTACAACATCATCTGCAACGGTTTCAACGGCCCCAAGCTGACCATGGGTAAGGCTCAGATCATGTGTCTCTTCTGCTGGTGCATGGCCATCGGCTGGGCTCTCCCACCCTTCTTCGGCTGGGGCAAGTACATCCCCGAGGGCATCCTCGACTCCTGCAGCTACGACTACCTCACACAGGACTTCAAC ACCAAGAGCTACAACATGTGCATCATCTTCTTCGACTTCTGCCTGCCCTGCGCCCTCATCGTCTGTTCCTACGTCTTCATCGTGAAGGCCATCTTCGCTCACGAAGCCGCCATGCGCGCCCAGGCCAAGAAGATGAACGTGGCTAACCTCCGCTCCAAC GAGGCCGAGTCTCAGCGCGCTGAGATCCGTATCGCCAAGACAGCCATCGCCAACGTGTCCCTGTGGCTGGTCTGCTGGACCCCTTACGCTGTCATCACCATCCAG GGAGTGTCTGGTAACTACGAGAACATCACCCCCTTGGTGACCATGTTGCCCGCTCTTCTGGCCAAGTCCGCCTCCTGCTACAACCCCTTCGTCTACGCCATCAGTCACCCCAAATTCCGTCTG GCTATTACCCAGTACATGCCTTGGTTCTGTGTGCACGAGACACAGATGAAGAGCGAGGACAACGCCTCTGGCACCACCGTCACCAACGAGAAGGCCTAA